TCTTCGGTGAAAATCTTTCAAAGTTTCAAGACACACATCATCTCCATAAATCCCACTGCAAAAAACAACAAAGAAAAGCATACAAATCACTTGTCAAGATATAATATTCATTCAAGTTTCGTAACATTGCGAAATTGCTAGCAGAAGTCCCGTCTTCTTAGACCGTTTGTCGGTTCCCACTAATCAATCAATGGCTCACCTATACTCCGAGCCATCAGCAAGATAGGCCCCGTAGCTCCCCACAGATGCGGCAACTAAAATGGGACGACGCTTCGGTGTCATCTCATCTTCCGAAACATCCCACGAACTTTTGGTGGACCTTTCATTATATATATCTCGAGCCTCACACGCTATTTTTACACTTCGTTCCAGTAATGCTTCGCCTTCTTCTTTGGAAAATCCTTTAGCTTCAAAACCCTGAAGAGTAGCCTGCCTCATggacattaaaataaattataatctGGACTcgtatattcaaaattttatttatgaatttgtaTGTGACATGTTGAGTACCTGATATGAAGCAGATATAATGATATTCGCACCAGCTTCAAGGTAATCCAGGTGAACCTGCGACGGATTATAATCTATAATTTACCCTTTACTTGTCCCCAATTATGGGTCCGAAAAAAATATTGTCCATGTTCGGgttttaattcaataattttgAATATGAATCAAATAATATTCGAATCCACTTATTCATTTTTACATGTCATGTGAACAAAATCTAATAGTTCAAACAAATTGACTATTGGAGGAATCAAAtcgtttttcatattttttaatagaATAAGGGACGGCATATATGAACAACGACGTTAAACTTGAGCATATCTATATGCGTACCATGTGATTAAATACGAGTCACCTAAATtaattcacaaaaactcttatgagacggtttcacggatcaattttatgggtcgaatcttttatttgagtcattaatgaaaaatcattactttttaactttttatgctaagagtattactttttattctaaatatTGATAGGGTTGACCGTCTCACAgttaaagatttgtgagatcgtATCACAAAGACGTACTCAAATTAATTAACCATCTTTAAGTCATCAGAGTATGTTgtcttaataatttaaaataataaaaaaatataatttataattagcGCAAAGTCAGTCCTATAACGATTAATGATTCAAAATTCATACAAATCGGAAATAAATAGATATCATAAGAAGTATATAAGAAGAGAAGAAAAACCACAAATTCATCATCGTACATAAATGCACGAAGAAAATAGTTGAAGAAACCTCGTACGAGATTCTTGGACAAATGATCGGCCAAAATTCGCGTATTTGAAAGTGATCTGTGCAGTGAAAAGCATATATAGATGATATTATCGTGATATTTAGAGGAAAGTAATACCCTTCTGATGAGGTGCGGTGAACTGACAAGGCACTTGGCGCTCCACAGGGGATCATGCAGATCGGCACCGTGTCTTTCCAGCTCCGTCGCAAGGCCGCCGTCTATGACGGCGTAGCCGCCGCACTGGTTGAGGAAATTCTTCATGAAAGAGGAATGATTGCTTAATGTTTCGCTCAGTCCCATGTTCAAATTTTGTGGCTAATCTTAAGGTGGTCGGTTGCCCAGTGGgtcgtatgtttttttttttctattttgcgGTGGTGGCGCCGGCGGTGGAGGGGGCTGGATTCTTAGCGAAAACCAAAGGTGGCAGGAAATGTTTTGGGGCTTTATTTATATTGTAATACAATTCGCGTGATTTTACCGATATACCCTTTGATATCTAGTATTTTGTGATGCTGTAAATCGAAATATTTTTGCTcttcaaataataattatatcattttagtTTCACTATTTTGTAAATTATTATGGCGAATTATAAAAAATCTACTGAGTAATCTTTTTAGATTAAGGGACTAAATTGTAATTGTATGCATAAGTAGAATG
This genomic window from Primulina huaijiensis isolate GDHJ02 chromosome 7, ASM1229523v2, whole genome shotgun sequence contains:
- the LOC140980177 gene encoding homocysteine S-methyltransferase 2-like is translated as MGLSETLSNHSSFMKNFLNQCGGYAVIDGGLATELERHGADLHDPLWSAKCLVSSPHLIRRVHLDYLEAGANIIISASYQATLQGFEAKGFSKEEGEALLERSVKIACEARDIYNERSTKSSWDVSEDEMTPKRRPILVAASVGSYGAYLADGSEYSGIYGDDVCLETLKDFHRRRVQVLAKSGADIIAFETIPNKLEADAYSELLEEEAINIPAWFSFTSNDGINVVSGDSIQDCASIADSCEQVVGVGINCTPPRYIHGLIQSIQKVTAKPILVYPNSGETYDADTKKWMPSNGVGDVDFVSYVGKWHDAGASLIGGCCRTTPNTIRAIAKAL